A region of Nostoc sp. 'Peltigera membranacea cyanobiont' N6 DNA encodes the following proteins:
- a CDS encoding non-ribosomal peptide synthetase yields the protein MSNFYQQIAALSPEQRVVLEKRLKQRGLSPLTNPEISKIEISKRKDYNELPLSFAQQRLWFFQQLNPDNSAYNGMSALGLKGQMNVALLEKVFTEIVRRHETLRTTFITNSQGQPIQVIASTQPIILPIIDLQGVPNQEEEVQRLASVQIQEPFDLTKPLLRITLLKLTQTEYVLFFIMHHIISDRWSDGVFVREMKVLYEAFANEQPSPLAELPIQYADWAIWQQEYLQGEVLATQIAYWKKQLADLAVLELPTDRPRPSIPTYQGAIQSFELSKTLSDALKTMSAKEGVTLFMLLLAVFKVLLHKYTNQSDIVVGTDIANRNRVETEGLIGFLINTLVLRTDLSGNLSFRSLLHRVREVTLGAYDHQDLSFDKLVDILNPERNIAQMVPLLQVKFDLQLARVEPLELSNLTVSTLNFNNGTAKFELRFNLLETDRGLTGKVEYSTDLFDIATIMRMVEHFQTLLEGVVVHPEYRLSELSLLTATEQQKLLVEWNNTEVEYPQTCIHQLFATQVKHTPEAVAVVCENEQLTYKELNAKANQLAHHLQKLGVGTEVLVGICVERSLHTIVGLLGILKAGGAYIPLDPVYPQERLAFMLQDAQVPIILTQQHLVEKLPEHQAQVVCLDTDWDNIAQNSPENPVVNSQANDLAYIIYTSGSTGKPKGVCASHQGAINRFYWMWQTYPFTSEDICCQKTSLNFVDSVWEIFGGLLQGIKTVIIPDRVVKAPKEFVTTLANNHVTRLVVVPSLLRILLDTYNDLQLRLPKLKLWITSGEALSIQLLQQFRQNLPTSTLLNLYGSSEVAADVSCYCIEPQTPIPLRVAIGRAIANTKIYVLDRYLQPVPMGVPGELYISGAGLARGYLNQPEMTAQRFIANPFLKNGKAKEDQSWNCDRKAYTKYSRLYKTGDLARYLPDGNIEFLGRIDDQVKIRGFRIELGEIAAVLGQHPGVQEAVVICREDDPGNQQLVAYIVSDLQQTLTVSELNRLLKEKLPDYMMPKSFVMLEALPLLPNGKINRRGLPLPDQIRPELAATYQPPQTEIEQSIASIWQEVLHIEEVGINDNFFELGGHSLLLVQVHNKLQKIFQQEFPLFEMFHYPTISYLAQYLSQQSSEQQSIVEHSHRPESRQASIHRRKQVRQQYRTVTKPKDT from the coding sequence ATGAGTAATTTTTATCAACAAATTGCGGCTCTTTCTCCCGAACAAAGAGTAGTACTTGAGAAGCGGCTCAAGCAGAGAGGTTTGAGTCCTCTAACAAATCCAGAAATATCTAAAATCGAAATATCTAAAAGAAAAGATTATAATGAGTTGCCTTTGTCCTTTGCTCAACAGCGACTATGGTTTTTTCAGCAATTAAACCCTGATAATAGTGCTTACAATGGGATGAGTGCCTTGGGTCTTAAAGGTCAGATGAATGTGGCACTGTTAGAAAAAGTGTTTACTGAAATTGTCAGACGCCATGAAACCTTAAGGACAACTTTTATTACCAATTCCCAAGGACAACCAATTCAGGTAATTGCTTCCACCCAGCCGATTATATTACCAATAATTGATCTTCAGGGAGTGCCTAATCAAGAAGAGGAAGTTCAAAGACTAGCTAGTGTACAAATTCAGGAACCCTTTGACCTCACTAAACCATTATTGCGGATAACTCTTCTCAAGTTGACACAGACAGAGTATGTGCTGTTTTTTATAATGCATCACATTATTTCCGATCGTTGGTCTGACGGCGTATTCGTGCGGGAAATGAAAGTTCTTTATGAGGCTTTTGCTAATGAGCAACCTTCACCACTAGCAGAACTACCAATTCAGTACGCAGACTGGGCAATTTGGCAGCAAGAATATTTGCAAGGAGAAGTATTAGCAACCCAAATCGCTTACTGGAAAAAACAGCTTGCCGATCTTGCTGTGTTAGAACTACCCACCGACAGACCTCGACCATCTATTCCAACTTATCAAGGTGCTATTCAGTCCTTTGAGTTATCTAAAACTCTATCTGATGCACTCAAAACCATGAGTGCGAAAGAAGGGGTGACTTTGTTTATGTTACTACTAGCAGTATTTAAAGTTTTACTGCACAAGTATACTAATCAGAGTGATATTGTTGTTGGTACCGATATTGCTAACCGTAATCGAGTTGAAACAGAAGGGCTAATTGGTTTTTTAATCAATACTTTAGTGTTGCGTACTGACTTATCGGGAAATCTTTCTTTTCGCTCTTTACTCCATCGGGTACGTGAGGTAACTCTGGGGGCTTATGACCATCAAGACCTCTCGTTTGATAAGCTAGTAGATATTCTAAATCCAGAGCGAAATATAGCCCAAATGGTACCTTTGTTGCAAGTCAAATTCGATCTGCAACTGGCGCGTGTAGAACCATTGGAGCTTTCAAATTTAACTGTGAGTACTTTGAATTTTAACAATGGAACAGCAAAGTTTGAGCTACGCTTCAACTTGTTGGAAACAGATCGAGGACTAACGGGAAAAGTTGAGTACAGTACTGATTTATTCGATATCGCCACCATTATGCGGATGGTGGAACATTTTCAGACTTTACTAGAGGGCGTTGTCGTTCATCCAGAATATAGACTTTCAGAGTTGTCGCTCTTAACAGCAACAGAGCAACAGAAATTACTTGTAGAGTGGAATAATACTGAGGTTGAATATCCGCAAACCTGTATTCATCAGTTGTTTGCAACTCAGGTGAAGCATACACCAGAAGCTGTAGCAGTAGTGTGTGAAAATGAGCAGTTAACTTACAAAGAACTCAATGCTAAAGCGAATCAACTAGCGCATCACCTACAAAAACTAGGTGTAGGAACAGAAGTGTTGGTGGGAATTTGTGTGGAGCGATCGCTCCACACGATCGTCGGACTATTGGGTATCCTAAAAGCAGGTGGTGCATATATACCCCTTGACCCAGTTTATCCCCAAGAGCGTTTAGCTTTCATGTTGCAGGATGCTCAAGTACCAATAATTCTGACTCAACAACATTTGGTAGAGAAACTTCCAGAACATCAAGCACAAGTAGTTTGCTTGGACACTGATTGGGATAATATTGCCCAAAATAGCCCAGAGAACCCTGTCGTAAACTCTCAAGCGAATGATTTAGCATATATTATCTACACCTCTGGTTCGACTGGCAAACCCAAAGGAGTTTGTGCTTCTCATCAAGGTGCAATTAATCGTTTTTACTGGATGTGGCAGACTTATCCATTTACCTCTGAAGATATTTGTTGCCAGAAAACATCCTTAAACTTTGTAGATTCAGTGTGGGAAATTTTTGGAGGCTTACTGCAAGGAATAAAGACAGTAATTATCCCCGATCGAGTCGTCAAAGCCCCAAAAGAATTTGTCACCACTCTTGCTAATAATCACGTCACAAGATTGGTAGTTGTGCCTTCATTGTTGCGTATATTATTAGATACGTACAACGATTTACAGCTACGACTACCTAAGTTAAAGCTGTGGATAACTAGTGGCGAGGCACTTTCCATTCAACTGTTGCAGCAATTTCGTCAGAATTTGCCGACAAGTACTTTGTTAAATCTTTATGGTTCGTCAGAAGTTGCTGCTGATGTTAGTTGCTACTGTATTGAGCCGCAAACGCCAATACCTTTGCGTGTTGCGATTGGTCGGGCGATCGCCAATACAAAAATCTATGTGCTAGATCGATATCTACAACCTGTGCCGATGGGAGTACCTGGTGAATTGTATATCAGTGGTGCTGGACTAGCTAGAGGTTATTTGAACCAACCAGAGATGACAGCACAGCGTTTTATCGCCAATCCCTTCCTAAAGAATGGGAAAGCGAAAGAAGACCAATCCTGGAATTGCGATCGCAAAGCGTATACGAAGTACTCTCGCCTTTACAAGACTGGGGATTTAGCTCGTTATCTCCCTGATGGCAACATTGAGTTTCTAGGACGAATCGACGACCAAGTTAAGATTCGTGGTTTCCGCATTGAATTAGGAGAGATTGCAGCAGTACTCGGTCAACATCCAGGGGTGCAAGAAGCCGTAGTTATATGTAGGGAAGATGATCCCGGAAACCAGCAACTAGTGGCATATATAGTTTCTGATCTACAGCAAACACTCACCGTTAGTGAACTTAATCGCTTGCTGAAAGAGAAACTACCTGATTATATGATGCCAAAATCCTTTGTGATGTTGGAAGCTTTACCACTACTACCAAATGGTAAAATTAATCGTCGAGGATTGCCATTACCTGACCAAATACGTCCCGAATTAGCAGCTACTTATCAGCCACCCCAAACGGAGATTGAACAAAGCATTGCTAGTATTTGGCAAGAAGTTCTTCACATCGAGGAGGTAGGAATTAATGACAATTTCTTTGAACTCGGTGGTCATTCATTACTTTTAGTTCAGGTTCATAACAAATTACAAAAAATATTTCAGCAAGAATTTCCCTTGTTTGAAATGTTTCACTATCCAACCATTAGCTACTTAGCTCAATATCTTAGTCAGCAGTCAAGTGAACAACAGTCTATTGTAGAACATTCTCATCGACCTGAAAGTAGGCAAGCTTCCATACATCGTCGAAAACAAGTTAGGCAACAATATCGAACAGTTACAAAACCAAAAGATACTTAA
- the panP gene encoding pyridoxal-dependent aspartate 1-decarboxylase PanP, with the protein MTISKQDIQKQNYFFEAEQSFESGIEEEIIELFTSSGKANPHDIDGLVDKISQNFLSINDANTDIEIDSLLGSFSNSKIPVKPANIKTYLKYLTNNVIDHSIHTSSPRFIGHMTSALPSFVLPLAKLMTAMNQNAVKIETAKSLSFCEREALAMMHRLIYNFSDNFYAQHIQNSQSTLGILLSGGTTANITALWCARNNSLGAKDGFGGVEEEGLTAALDFYGYKGAVIIGSELMHFSFDKAADLMGIGIQGLIRIPTNSNNQVDIQALREAVVKCHDQKLLIIGIIGVAGTTDSGGVDSIAEIAEIAQAAKVHFHVDAAWGGPLIFSEQHRHKLAGIERADSVTIDGHKQMYLPMGIGMVFFRDPDLAKAIEKQAAYTMRKGSFDLGKRALEGSRPGMALFLHAGLNLIGLKGYEFLIDEGIRKTQYMADKIFTMPEFELLAKPDTNLLIYRYIPESLRELVVKNNLTEIDNQLINQFNEKIQKIQRQSGRTFISRTTKTTICFDREIPIIALRAVIANPLTTKEDIDAVLSDQIQIAAEVSTVIS; encoded by the coding sequence ATGACAATAAGCAAACAAGATATCCAAAAACAAAATTACTTTTTTGAAGCCGAGCAATCTTTTGAATCTGGGATTGAAGAAGAAATAATCGAATTATTTACTTCATCTGGGAAAGCAAATCCTCACGATATAGATGGTTTGGTTGATAAAATATCACAAAACTTTTTAAGCATAAATGATGCCAATACGGATATTGAAATAGATTCTTTATTAGGTAGTTTTTCTAATAGTAAAATACCTGTTAAACCGGCTAATATTAAAACCTATCTCAAATACTTAACTAACAATGTTATAGATCATTCAATACATACATCTTCGCCTCGATTTATTGGTCACATGACCTCTGCACTTCCCAGCTTTGTACTTCCTCTTGCCAAACTGATGACGGCAATGAATCAAAATGCCGTTAAAATAGAGACAGCTAAATCCCTCAGCTTCTGCGAACGAGAGGCTTTAGCAATGATGCATCGACTGATTTACAACTTTTCTGATAATTTCTATGCTCAACATATTCAAAATAGCCAGAGTACTTTAGGAATCTTGCTTTCTGGTGGTACAACTGCTAACATTACAGCCCTCTGGTGTGCCAGAAACAATTCTTTGGGAGCAAAAGATGGGTTTGGTGGCGTAGAAGAAGAAGGCTTAACAGCAGCCCTAGATTTCTACGGCTATAAAGGAGCAGTAATTATTGGCTCTGAGTTGATGCATTTCTCTTTTGATAAAGCTGCGGATTTGATGGGCATTGGTATACAAGGTTTGATTAGAATTCCTACTAACTCTAACAATCAAGTTGACATACAAGCACTACGCGAAGCTGTTGTGAAATGTCACGATCAGAAATTGCTGATTATTGGTATTATAGGCGTTGCCGGCACCACAGACTCAGGTGGAGTAGATTCGATCGCGGAGATTGCAGAGATTGCACAAGCCGCTAAAGTTCATTTTCATGTAGATGCTGCCTGGGGTGGCCCACTCATTTTTTCTGAACAACATCGACATAAACTTGCTGGTATCGAACGCGCTGATTCAGTAACCATTGATGGACATAAACAAATGTATCTGCCGATGGGTATTGGGATGGTTTTTTTCCGCGATCCCGATCTGGCGAAAGCAATCGAAAAGCAAGCAGCCTACACCATGCGTAAAGGGTCATTTGATTTAGGGAAACGTGCTTTAGAAGGTTCTCGACCAGGTATGGCTTTATTCTTACATGCTGGGCTAAATCTGATCGGATTAAAGGGATATGAATTTTTGATTGATGAAGGAATTCGAAAAACTCAATATATGGCAGATAAGATTTTTACTATGCCCGAATTTGAGTTGTTAGCAAAACCTGATACTAATTTACTTATATATCGCTACATTCCAGAGTCATTGAGAGAGCTTGTCGTTAAAAATAATTTGACTGAAATCGATAATCAACTAATTAATCAATTTAATGAAAAGATCCAGAAAATCCAGCGCCAAAGTGGTCGAACTTTTATCTCGCGGACAACAAAAACTACTATCTGTTTTGATCGGGAAATTCCGATTATTGCTCTGCGTGCAGTCATCGCTAATCCACTCACTACTAAAGAAGATATTGACGCAGTTTTAAGCGACCAAATTCAGATTGCTGCCGAAGTATCAACGGTAATTTCTTAG
- a CDS encoding type I polyketide synthase, with protein MQDNFNSLNEPDEIAIIGMAGRFPGAKNVDAFWQNIRNGVESISFFTNEELVSAGIDSKVLNDPNYIKASAVIEDIELFDAAFFGFTPTEVEITDPQHRLFLECVWEALENAGYDSETYSGRIGIFGGVAVSTYLLSNLYSHSNLLESVDNFQISIGNDKDHLSTQISYKLNLKGPSINVQTTCSTSLVAVHLACQSLLNGESDIVLAGGVAIKVPQKVGYQYQQGGINSPDGHCRAFDADAQGTVFGNGLGVVVLKRLEDAIADGDFIHAVIKGSAVNNDGSLKVGYTAPSLEGQKEVILEALALAGVEPETITYIETHGTGTPLGDPIEIAALTQAFRASTNKKGFCAIASVKTNIGHLNTAAGVTGLIKTVQALKDKQIPPSLHFQQPNPQIDFANSPFYVNTKLSEWNSNGTPRRAGVSSFGIGGTNAHVVLEEAPVVAPASDSRPWQLLLLSAKTSTALETTTANLAAYFQQHPDIILPDVAYTLQVGRRAFDRRRMIVCRDLDDAVKALTTLDPEKVFTHYQKPHHRPVIFMFSGQGAQYVDMGRELYEEEATFRKYVDICAQILQPLLNLDIRQILFPKEQEIEVARQQLQETAITQPALFVIEYALAQLWMQWGVQPMAMIGHSIGEYVAATIAGVFSLEDALIVVAKRGKLMQQLPQGSMLAIALPPTDVQFLLDAQPLVELAAINSPSACVVSGTVEAIATFQNQLSSKGIESRLLHTSHGFHSLMMQPMLEAFVQAVNKVKLNPPQIRFISNLTGSWITDEQATSPNYWSQHLRQTVQFSAGISKLLEQFEGVFLEVGPGRTLSTLTTQHLKPDAKQLVLTCLRHAKEQQSDVSFLLQTLGRVWLAGVEIDWSGFYTHERRHRLPLPTYPFERQRYWIEPKKQGIDDRATQISPSKKTDIADWFYIPFWKPSLPPVQFSHEELAVNKSWTLVFIDKCGLGSNLVKQLEQQNHYVITVNIGAEFTKLNEYEYIINPEKPDNYDALIKELIGQQKLPKNIVHLWSVTPIYEHKLELEEVEQAQTTGFYSLLFLAQALGRQETTEQLQITVISNNLQPVTGTEILCPEKATLLGPIKVISQEYSNISCRSIDIILPISETWQAEKLIEQLLTELTVATSDKIIAYRGINRWVQTFEPVRFDAAKIGKPRLKQRGVYLITGGLGGIGLVIAEYLARTVQAKLLLIGRSGLPNRDDWEQWLLNHDENNNTSRKIQKVQALEQLGAEVLVVSADVTNSEQMQNAIAQTHSKFGQLNGVIHTAGVPGGGLIQRKTYKEAESILAPKVKGTLILDSVIKEIQLDFFILASSMNSILGGFGQVDYCGANAFLDAFAQCNTSKDGRLITSINWGAWQEVGMAVNTTVAQQIQELRRENLKQGILPDEGINALTRILGSTIPQVLVSPSDFLNLLEQDSFDRKTSVLEFLENLSESNSKHPRPDLSNDYVAPSNKIEKKLVDIWQAILGIERIGTYDNFFELGGDSLIGIKVISHLNKAFNLNVSVTKLYECPNIYSMSKTLFPEESQKNTFEQRLNRGQKRRQIKLQNNIEE; from the coding sequence ATGCAAGATAATTTTAACAGCTTAAATGAGCCAGATGAAATAGCTATTATCGGGATGGCAGGACGTTTTCCAGGAGCGAAAAACGTGGATGCGTTTTGGCAAAATATCCGAAATGGTGTAGAGTCGATTTCTTTTTTCACTAATGAGGAATTAGTATCTGCTGGCATAGACTCTAAGGTGTTGAATGACCCAAATTATATTAAAGCAAGCGCTGTTATAGAAGACATAGAATTATTCGATGCTGCATTCTTTGGCTTTACTCCTACAGAAGTAGAAATCACAGATCCCCAACATCGTCTTTTCTTAGAATGTGTTTGGGAAGCTTTAGAAAATGCCGGCTATGACTCAGAAACTTACAGCGGTCGAATTGGTATTTTTGGTGGTGTCGCTGTAAGTACTTATTTATTATCTAATTTATATTCTCACAGCAATTTGTTAGAATCAGTTGACAATTTTCAAATTTCTATTGGAAATGATAAAGATCACCTATCTACACAAATTTCCTACAAATTGAATCTTAAAGGGCCAAGCATCAATGTGCAAACTACCTGTTCTACATCCTTGGTAGCTGTTCATTTGGCTTGTCAAAGTTTGCTGAATGGTGAAAGTGATATTGTTCTAGCTGGTGGCGTAGCAATAAAAGTGCCCCAAAAAGTTGGGTATCAATATCAACAAGGAGGGATTAACTCTCCTGATGGACATTGTAGAGCTTTTGATGCTGATGCACAGGGAACTGTTTTTGGTAATGGTTTAGGTGTGGTAGTGCTGAAGCGGCTAGAGGATGCTATAGCCGATGGCGACTTTATTCATGCGGTAATTAAAGGTTCGGCTGTCAATAACGATGGTTCTCTCAAGGTTGGTTACACGGCTCCCAGTCTTGAAGGTCAAAAAGAAGTCATTTTAGAGGCGCTGGCCTTAGCTGGAGTTGAACCGGAAACTATTACATATATAGAAACACATGGGACTGGAACTCCCTTAGGAGATCCTATTGAGATTGCGGCTTTAACACAGGCTTTTCGTGCTAGCACAAACAAAAAAGGCTTTTGTGCGATCGCATCAGTAAAAACCAACATCGGACATTTGAATACTGCTGCTGGTGTAACTGGCTTAATCAAAACCGTCCAAGCCCTGAAGGATAAACAAATACCCCCCAGTTTGCACTTTCAGCAGCCTAATCCCCAAATAGATTTCGCCAACAGCCCCTTCTACGTCAATACCAAGCTATCAGAGTGGAATAGCAACGGAACTCCTCGCCGCGCAGGTGTCAGTTCTTTTGGTATTGGTGGGACTAATGCCCATGTTGTTCTAGAAGAAGCTCCAGTTGTTGCACCCGCAAGCGATTCACGCCCTTGGCAATTGTTACTGCTTTCAGCCAAAACTAGTACAGCGCTGGAAACTACCACAGCTAATCTTGCTGCTTATTTCCAGCAACATCCTGATATTATCCTGCCGGATGTCGCTTACACTTTACAAGTGGGTCGTAGAGCTTTTGATCGGAGGCGGATGATAGTTTGTCGTGATTTAGATGATGCAGTCAAAGCGCTGACTACTTTAGATCCCGAAAAAGTTTTCACCCATTACCAAAAACCCCATCATCGTCCCGTCATATTCATGTTTTCTGGGCAAGGGGCGCAATATGTGGATATGGGGCGAGAACTGTATGAAGAAGAAGCGACATTCCGCAAATATGTTGATATCTGTGCCCAGATTCTCCAACCATTGCTCAATCTTGATATTCGCCAAATACTCTTCCCGAAAGAACAAGAAATTGAAGTTGCCAGACAACAACTGCAAGAAACTGCAATTACCCAACCAGCACTATTTGTAATCGAATATGCTCTTGCCCAATTATGGATGCAATGGGGAGTGCAACCGATGGCGATGATTGGTCACAGCATTGGGGAATACGTCGCAGCCACGATCGCAGGTGTGTTTTCCCTAGAAGATGCTTTAATAGTGGTGGCAAAACGCGGAAAACTGATGCAACAGTTGCCTCAAGGGAGTATGCTGGCAATTGCGTTACCACCAACAGATGTACAATTTCTTTTAGATGCACAGCCATTGGTGGAACTGGCAGCGATTAACAGTCCATCTGCGTGCGTGGTTTCTGGGACTGTAGAAGCGATCGCTACATTCCAAAATCAATTATCTTCCAAAGGAATAGAATCTCGCCTGTTGCATACATCTCATGGGTTTCATTCTCTGATGATGCAACCCATGTTAGAAGCATTTGTCCAGGCTGTGAACAAAGTCAAACTCAACCCGCCGCAGATTCGCTTCATTTCTAATCTTACTGGTAGTTGGATTACAGACGAACAAGCTACAAGTCCTAACTACTGGAGTCAACATCTGCGCCAAACTGTGCAATTTTCAGCTGGAATATCGAAACTGTTAGAGCAGTTTGAAGGTGTTTTCTTGGAGGTGGGGCCAGGACGGACGTTAAGTACATTAACAACACAGCATCTCAAACCTGATGCCAAACAACTTGTGCTGACTTGTTTACGCCATGCTAAAGAACAACAATCCGATGTTAGCTTTTTGTTGCAGACATTAGGTCGAGTCTGGTTGGCTGGTGTAGAAATAGATTGGTCAGGATTTTATACTCACGAACGCCGCCATCGTCTGCCTTTGCCTACTTATCCTTTTGAACGTCAACGATATTGGATTGAACCCAAGAAACAGGGAATTGACGATCGTGCTACTCAAATATCACCTAGCAAAAAAACCGATATTGCTGACTGGTTCTACATCCCTTTCTGGAAACCATCTTTACCACCAGTACAGTTCTCACATGAAGAATTAGCAGTTAACAAATCTTGGACTTTGGTGTTTATCGATAAGTGTGGTTTAGGTAGTAACTTAGTCAAACAACTGGAACAACAAAACCATTATGTCATAACTGTAAATATTGGTGCAGAATTCACAAAGTTAAATGAGTATGAATATATCATTAATCCTGAAAAACCTGATAATTATGATGCATTAATCAAGGAATTGATCGGACAACAGAAGTTACCCAAAAATATTGTTCATCTATGGAGTGTCACACCTATATATGAACATAAATTAGAACTGGAAGAAGTTGAACAAGCTCAAACAACAGGATTTTATAGTCTGTTATTTCTTGCCCAAGCTTTAGGAAGACAGGAAACTACCGAACAATTACAAATCACAGTCATTTCTAACAACCTACAACCAGTCACAGGAACTGAAATACTTTGTCCAGAAAAAGCAACTTTACTTGGCCCGATTAAAGTTATCTCTCAAGAATACTCAAATATTAGTTGTCGTAGTATTGATATTATTCTTCCTATTAGTGAAACTTGGCAAGCCGAAAAACTTATAGAACAATTGCTAACAGAATTGACAGTTGCCACCTCTGACAAAATAATTGCCTACCGAGGGATTAATCGCTGGGTGCAAACTTTTGAACCAGTGCGCTTTGATGCAGCAAAGATAGGAAAACCGCGATTAAAGCAAAGGGGAGTTTATCTAATTACAGGTGGACTTGGAGGTATTGGACTTGTTATAGCAGAATACTTAGCTCGAACTGTACAAGCAAAACTTTTGTTAATAGGACGTTCAGGTTTGCCTAACCGAGACGATTGGGAACAATGGTTGCTGAATCACGATGAAAATAATAATACCAGCCGCAAGATTCAGAAAGTGCAAGCACTGGAACAGTTGGGTGCTGAAGTGTTGGTGGTGAGTGCTGATGTGACGAACAGCGAACAAATGCAAAATGCGATCGCTCAAACTCATTCAAAATTTGGTCAGCTAAATGGTGTTATTCACACTGCTGGAGTTCCTGGAGGCGGTTTGATTCAGCGAAAAACTTATAAAGAAGCTGAAAGTATTCTGGCACCCAAAGTCAAGGGGACATTAATTCTTGATTCTGTTATTAAAGAGATCCAATTAGATTTCTTTATCCTCGCATCATCCATGAATTCAATTCTCGGAGGATTTGGACAGGTAGATTATTGTGGAGCGAATGCTTTTCTTGATGCCTTTGCTCAATGTAATACTTCAAAAGATGGCAGATTAATCACAAGTATAAATTGGGGTGCTTGGCAAGAAGTTGGGATGGCAGTGAATACAACAGTGGCACAACAAATCCAAGAGTTGCGTAGAGAAAATCTTAAACAAGGAATATTACCTGATGAGGGCATAAATGCATTAACACGGATTCTAGGAAGTACAATACCCCAAGTTTTAGTATCTCCGTCTGATTTTCTCAATTTACTAGAACAAGACAGTTTTGATCGCAAAACAAGCGTACTAGAATTTTTAGAAAATCTCAGTGAATCAAATTCAAAACATCCCCGACCAGATTTGAGTAATGATTATGTTGCACCCAGCAATAAAATTGAGAAAAAGCTTGTTGACATTTGGCAAGCAATTTTGGGAATTGAACGCATAGGAACCTATGATAATTTCTTTGAATTGGGCGGTGATTCACTTATCGGTATTAAAGTTATTTCTCACCTAAATAAAGCATTTAATTTAAATGTTTCTGTAACAAAGCTTTATGAATGTCCGAATATCTACTCTATGTCCAAAACTTTATTTCCTGAAGAATCTCAGAAAAATACTTTTGAACAAAGGCTAAATCGAGGACAAAAAAGAAGGCAGATAAAACTACAAAATAATATAGAAGAATAA